One region of Sylvia atricapilla isolate bSylAtr1 chromosome Z, bSylAtr1.pri, whole genome shotgun sequence genomic DNA includes:
- the LYRM7 gene encoding complex III assembly factor LYRM7, giving the protein MLSWQVLKIFKLLHRTRQEVFKNDTRALEAARQKINEEFRNNRDETSEAKINELLKIASDVEVILRTSVIQAVHTDSDKIVLIPRKDLLQDNTPYLDKPTKKQES; this is encoded by the exons ATGTTGTCTTGGCAGgttttgaagatttttaagTTGTTACACAGAACACGGcaagaagtttttaaaaatgatacCAGAGCCCTTGAAG CTGCAAGACAAAAGATAAATGAAGAATTCAGAAATAACCGAGACGAGACATCTGAAGCTAAGATTAATGAg CTTCTGAAAATAGCTTCCGATGTTGAAGTGATTCTCAGAACTTCTGTTATTCAGGCGGTTCACACAGATTCTGACAAAATAG taCTCATACCCAGGAAAGATCTGCTACAGGACAACACTCCTTACTTAgataaaccaacaaaaaagcaagaatcctga
- the HINT1 gene encoding adenosine 5'-monophosphoramidase HINT1, whose protein sequence is MADEISKAQAARPGGDTIFGKIIRKEIPANIIYEDEQCLAFHDVSPQAPTHFLVIPKKPIVRLSEAEDSDESLLGHLMIVGKKCAANLGLTNGFRMVVNEGPEGGQSVYHVHLHVLGGRQMGWPPG, encoded by the exons ATGGCTGACGAGATCAGCAAGGCACAGGCGGCGCGTCCCGGCGGGGACACCATCTTCGGGAAGATCATCCGCAAGGAGATCCCCGCCAACATCATCTACGAGGACGAGCAG TGCCTCGCATTCCATGATGTTTCACCCCAAGCTCCAACACATTTCTTAGTGATTCCTAAGAAGCCGATTGTCAGGTTGTCTGAAGCAGAAGATTCTGATGAATCT cttctcGGGCATTTAATGATTGTTGGCAAGAAGTGTGCTGCTAACCTGGGCCTGACCAATGGATTCCGGATGGTTGTGAATGAAGGGCCTGAGGGTGGGCAGTCTGTCTATCATGTACATCTCCATGTTCTGGGTGGTCGCCAGATGGGCTGGCCTCCTGGCTAA